In one Dreissena polymorpha isolate Duluth1 chromosome 7, UMN_Dpol_1.0, whole genome shotgun sequence genomic region, the following are encoded:
- the LOC127839698 gene encoding uncharacterized protein LOC127839698 produces the protein MAECGYGYGRAEVVTMASEYAVYLEKRDQAHPLTMKWFRGFMSRWTELKVLKPRGLELQRAKAINMTSVTRYYTELGSILDKYCLKDKPERVYNIDEKGLSTSHTPPSVVTTETEVPAATSGSRTLITVIGCGNALGYSVPPYFVFPGARMRSELLEGGCIGADGTVSESGWSNRSVFRKYIAEHLLKYLPERFPDKPVLLLYDGHKSHINLGLIDWAREHNVILFILPAHTSHVLQPLDVGCFGPFERIYNSVCHQFMRDYCGKSIIRYNFCKLGCQAYAKALSASNLQASFRKTGIHPYNPSVVDAFHFKPSEVLHSSPSMPTPQSDAQPTVKEFFKGKVAVPKPTDSTTIKRKYLSTIVSGRAITEDSVFEKVRDHAQSKHQKKSATQQDHQPGPSGSASQSRVDQSAMSESDQDDSDTNACCVCNLFTPVEVHNSTSVVFVKYVVWFVCGYVVWFVCRYVVRFVCGYVVWFVYGFVV, from the coding sequence ATGGCAGAGTGTGGATATGGCTATGGGCGGGCTGAAGTTGTGACGATGGCCTCGGAGTATGCTGTTTACCTAGAAAAACGGGACCAAGCCCATCCTCTAACAATGAAATGGTTCCGTGGCTTTATGTCAAGGTGGACGGAACTTAAAGTTTTGAAACCTCGTGGTCTTGAATTACAACGGGCCAAGGCGATCAACATGACGTCAGTGACCAGATATTATACTGAACTAGGGTCTATTCTGGATAAGTATTGTTTGAAGGACAAACCAGAAAGAGTCTACAATATAGATGAGAAGGGCCTGTCCACGTCACATACTCCACCATCAGTAGTGACCACTGAGACCGAAGTTCCAGCCGCTACATCTGGTTCCAGAACACTCATCACTGTGATTGGCTGTGGCAACGCATTGGGGTATAGTGTGCCACCATATTTTGTTTTTCCAGGGGCCAGAATGCGTTCGGAATTATTGGAAGGAGGTTGCATTGGTGCTGATGGAACTGTGTCTGAATCTGGTTGGAGCAATAGAAGTGTGTTTCGCAAATACATTGCAGAACACCTTTTGAAGTACTTACCTGAACGTTTCCCAGACAAACCTGTTCTCCTGCTGTATGATGGCCACAAGTCTCATATAAACCTTGGCTTAATTGACTGGGCAAGAGAACATAACGTGATTTTGTTCATACTGCCTGCTCACACCAGCCACGTGCTACAACCATTAGATGTGGGATGCTTTGGACCTTTTGAACGAATCTACAACTCTGTGTGCCATCAGTTCATGAGAGATTACTGTGGGAAGAGTATAATTCGCTACAACTTTTGTAAACTGGGTTGTCAGGCATATGCAAAGGCACTCTCTGCTAGCAACCTACAAGCATCCTTCCGAAAAACAGGCATACACCCCTACAATCCATCAGTTGTTGATGCATTCCACTTCAAGCCTTCAGAGGTCCTACATTCAAGCCCTTCGATGCCAACACCACAGAGTGACGCTCAACCCACTGTTAAGGAATTCTTTAAAGGCAAAGTAGCTGTACCCAAGCCAACTGACAGCACAACCATAAAAAGGAAGTACCTCAGCACTATAGTCAGTGGTAGGGCAATCACTGAAGATTCAGTTTTTGAAAAAGTGAGGGACCATGCGCAGTCTAAGCACCAGAAAAAATCTGCAACCCAGCAAGACCATCAACCTGGACCATCTGGATCAGCAAGTCAGTCAAGGGTTGATCAAAGTGCCATGTCAGAAAGTGACCAGGATGACTCAGACACTAATGCATGCTGCGTGTGTAATCTGTTCACACCTGTTGAAGTGCACAACAGTACATCTGTTGTGTTTGTCAA